One Thunnus thynnus chromosome 18, fThuThy2.1, whole genome shotgun sequence genomic region harbors:
- the slc25a29 gene encoding mitochondrial basic amino acids transporter: MDFVAGCIGGAAGVLVGHPFDTVKVRLQVQSVDKPLYRGTFHCFQSIIRQESMFGLYKGIGSPMMGLTFINAIVFGVQGNTMRLLGHDTPMNQFLAGAAAGTIQCVICCPMELAKTRMQMQGTGEKKASRKMYKNSLDCLARIYNREGLRGVNRGMVTTLIRETPGFGVYFLAYDVLTRSLGCEPDDRYMIPKLLFAGGMAGIASWLSTYPVDVIKSRLQADGVGGVNQYSGIADCVRQSVRREGYMVFTRGLTSTLLRAFPVNAATFATVTLVLMYARGTEEGPQDCEPAPSSHHAQIQQQAQPSSL, from the exons ATGGACTTCGTTGCTGGCTGCATCGGAG GTGCTGCTGGAGTCTTGGTCGGACACCCGTTTGACACAGTTAAG gTGAGACTGCAGGTCCAGAGTGTTGATAAGCCTCTGTACCGTGGGACCtttcactgtttccagtctATCATACGACAGGAGTCG ATGTTTGGTTTGTACAAAGGCATTGGATCCCCCATGATGGGCCTTACATTCATCAATGCTATAGTGTTTGGTGTCCAGGGGAACACAATGCGGCTGCTGGGACATGACACCCCCATGAACCAGTTTCTTGCTGGTGCTGCAGCAGGTACCATCCAGTGTGTCATCTGCTGCCCCATGGAACTGGCCAAAACCCGCATGCAAATGCAGGGTACAGGAGAGAAGAAGGCCTCCAGGAAGATGTACAAGAATTCCCTGGACTGCTTGGCACGCATCTACAACCGCGAGGGTTTGCGGGGCGTAAACAGAGGCATGGTCACCACACTTATCCGCGAGACACCCGGCTTTGGAGTGTATTTCCTGGCCTATGATGTGCTGACGCGCAGCCTTGGCTGTGAGCCTGATGACCGTTACATGATCCCCAAACTGCTGTTTGCCGGGGGCATGGCTGGCATTGCCTCCTGGCTTTCCACCTATCCGGTGGATGTGATCAAATCGCGGCTGCAGGCAGATGGAGTTGGTGGAGTCAACCAGTACAGTGGCATCGCTGACTGTGTGCGTCAGAGTGTCAGGAGAGAGGGCTACATGGTGTTCACACGAGGCCTCACCTCCACGCTGCTACGGGCCTTCCCTGTGAACGCCGCTACCTTTGCTACCGTCACACTCGTCCTCATGTACGCGCGGGGTACAGAGGAAGGACCACAAGATTGTGAGCCGGCTCCGTCAAGCCACCATGCACAGATACAGCAGCAGGCCCAACCCTCCAGCCTGTAA
- the vrtn gene encoding vertnin isoform X2, whose product MIQRNEVVLSVLGELQEATENSGLDALTRAALEVDQVLAPFQLPRTPCQDFPEWEGVDDIAHGLYPADAPGGLLPLNCKGEGNMLFDAVSMLLVGNTGLSLELQVRTVVEMVLWKRYYLSGMIDSKMMLQAVRFSLCAEESEDMLNLPVTVLEAIFDADVKASCFPGSYANMWHVYALSSVLQFNIYSIYPMFNLKIRPYFNRVIRPRAWAKDSETLTLHIMWSGELQSESLFRPNHFVALVQTSDLTIGSPDSEQRSSPTKSEELLNQDSQLSYPNLKDKYNITKRTFYRWKRQTQEHCKKSAARSSYYNWKHELLKSGGNFSTSSSTGEISPGESTEQEAWSSPEAKQYEPDHHDSVASMFGLSLGKLDIERAQNVAHMQEAKRCLQNCIAVNTSFPFRIFKRNFPGISRSTYYNWRREAMLFNRGYKTSAGSSEDSSDADKSQSPKSLSPVLPNTNQPVMPRMRICRRKHRSFRLAYMSKKQLRDAAKLHVQKSKWSLTKFKLKFPSMSPCFYWLWRSSQNRNRKKMTVTQSVEINVPTNLVNTTTEPKITEMRMDSQNVLPFVESPKYLENSTMPSFDAPHSKHTLQSKTPIDEQMFAMDVVALANFKAKAKLFLQQRFEEKSFPTFKEFRSYFPFTPRSTYYMWKRALYHGVSLVHG is encoded by the exons ATGATTCAGAGGAACGAGGTTGTGCTGTCCGTTCTGGGGGAGCTCCAGGAGGCCACAGAGAACTCTGGCCTGGATGCTCTGACCAGAGCGGCCCTGGAGGTGGACCAGGTCCTTGCTCCCTTCCAGCTCCCCAGGACCCCCTGTCAGGATTTCCCTGAGTGGGAAGGCGTCGATGACATAGCTCACGGCCTGTACCCAGCCGATGCTCCCGGAGGCCTCCTGCCACTGAACTGCAAGGGAGAGGGCAACATGCTGTTTGATGCAGTCAGCATGTTATTAGTGGGCAACACTGGACTTAGCTTGGAGCTACAG GTACGGACAGTAGTGGAAATGGTGCTGTGGAAAAGATACTACCTATCTGGGATGATTGATTCAAAAATGATGCTCCAGGCTGTTCGCTTCAGCCTCTGTGCCGAGGAGTCTGAGGACATGCTGAACTTGCCTGTAACCGTCTTGGAGGCCATATTTGATGCAGATGTGAAAGCGTCCTGCTTTCCAGGCTCCTACGCCAACATGTGGCATGTGTATGCCCTGTCGTCTGTCCTACAGTTTAACATCTACTCCATCTACCCCATGTTCAACCTCAAGATCAGACCCTATTTCAACCGAGTCATACGCCCAAGGGCCTGGGCGAAAGACTCTGAGACACTAACCCTCCATATCATGTGGTCTGGCGAGCTGCAATCTGAATCCTTGTTCAGGCCCAACCATTTTGTCGCACTTGTCCAGACAAGTGACCTCACTATTGGGAGCCCTGACAGCGAGCAGAGGTCCTCACCCACCAAGAGTGAGGAGCTGCTGAACCAGGACTCGCAGCTTTCGTACCCCAATCTGAAGGACAAGTACAACATCACCAAGAGGACCTTCTACCGCTGGAAGAGGCAGACGCAGGAGCACTGCAAAAAGTCAGCAGCCAG GTCATCCTACTACAACTGGAAGCACGAGCTCCTGAAATCTGGAGGGAACTTCTCTACCTCATCTTCGACTGGAGAGATAAGTCCTGGAGAGAGCACAGAGCAGGAAGCCTGGTCTTCACCTGAAGCAAAGCAGTATGAGCCAGACCACCATGACAGCGTGGCCAGTATGTTTGGCCTCAGCCTTGGCAAGCTGGATATAGAACGGGCCCAGAATGTAGCTCATATGCAGGAAGCCAAGCGGTGTCTGCAAAATTGTATCGCCGTGAACACCTCCTTCCCATTTAGGATCTTCAAAAGAAATTTCCCAGGGATCTCCAGATCAACCTACTACAACTGGAGGAGAGAAGCAATGCTGTTCAACAGAGGTTACAAAACCAGTGCTGGTAGCAGTGAGGACAGCTCAGATGCTGACAAGAGCCAAAGTCCAAAAAGTCTCTCACCAGTCCTGCCGAACACCAACCAGCCTGTCATGCCCAGAATGAGGATCTGCAGGCGAAAACACAGAAGTTTCAGACTGGCATACATGAGTAAAAAACAGCTCAGAGATGCTGCAAAGCTGCATGTCCAGAAGTCAAAATGGTCCCTGACAAAGTTCAAGCTCAAGTTCCCATCTATGTCCCCCTGTTTCTACTGGCTGTGGCGGAGCAGTCAGAACCGCAACAGAAAGAAGATGACGGTCACCCAGAGTGTAGAGATCAACGTCCCTACAAACCTGGTTAACACCACTACAGAACCCAAGATAACAGAGATGAGGATGGATAGTCAGAATGTACTCCCATTTGTTGAGAGCCCTAAGTATCTAGAAAATTCCACCATGCCCTCCTTTGATGCCCCACATTCAAAGCACACCCTCCAAAGCAAGACGCCGATTGATGAGCAGATGTTTGCAATGGATGTTGTGGCTCTGGCCAACTTCAAGGCCAAGGCCAAGCTGTTCCTGCAGCAACGCTTCGAGGAGAAATCCTTCCCAACCTTTAAAGAATTCAGGTCTTACTTCCCTTTCACTCCACGCTCGACGTACTACATGTGGAAGCGAGCTTTGTATCATGGGGTGTCACTGGTTCATGGATAA
- the vrtn gene encoding vertnin isoform X1, with protein MIQRNEVVLSVLGELQEATENSGLDALTRAALEVDQVLAPFQLPRTPCQDFPEWEGVDDIAHGLYPADAPGGLLPLNCKGEGNMLFDAVSMLLVGNTGLSLELQVRTVVEMVLWKRYYLSGMIDSKMMLQAVRFSLCAEESEDMLNLPVTVLEAIFDADVKASCFPGSYANMWHVYALSSVLQFNIYSIYPMFNLKIRPYFNRVIRPRAWAKDSETLTLHIMWSGELQSESLFRPNHFVALVQTSDLTIGSPDSEQRSSPTKSEELLNQDSQLSYPNLKDKYNITKRTFYRWKRQTQEHCKKSAARYEAKHFLQACYLEGKLVPLHQFKEFFPEISRSSYYNWKHELLKSGGNFSTSSSTGEISPGESTEQEAWSSPEAKQYEPDHHDSVASMFGLSLGKLDIERAQNVAHMQEAKRCLQNCIAVNTSFPFRIFKRNFPGISRSTYYNWRREAMLFNRGYKTSAGSSEDSSDADKSQSPKSLSPVLPNTNQPVMPRMRICRRKHRSFRLAYMSKKQLRDAAKLHVQKSKWSLTKFKLKFPSMSPCFYWLWRSSQNRNRKKMTVTQSVEINVPTNLVNTTTEPKITEMRMDSQNVLPFVESPKYLENSTMPSFDAPHSKHTLQSKTPIDEQMFAMDVVALANFKAKAKLFLQQRFEEKSFPTFKEFRSYFPFTPRSTYYMWKRALYHGVSLVHG; from the exons ATGATTCAGAGGAACGAGGTTGTGCTGTCCGTTCTGGGGGAGCTCCAGGAGGCCACAGAGAACTCTGGCCTGGATGCTCTGACCAGAGCGGCCCTGGAGGTGGACCAGGTCCTTGCTCCCTTCCAGCTCCCCAGGACCCCCTGTCAGGATTTCCCTGAGTGGGAAGGCGTCGATGACATAGCTCACGGCCTGTACCCAGCCGATGCTCCCGGAGGCCTCCTGCCACTGAACTGCAAGGGAGAGGGCAACATGCTGTTTGATGCAGTCAGCATGTTATTAGTGGGCAACACTGGACTTAGCTTGGAGCTACAG GTACGGACAGTAGTGGAAATGGTGCTGTGGAAAAGATACTACCTATCTGGGATGATTGATTCAAAAATGATGCTCCAGGCTGTTCGCTTCAGCCTCTGTGCCGAGGAGTCTGAGGACATGCTGAACTTGCCTGTAACCGTCTTGGAGGCCATATTTGATGCAGATGTGAAAGCGTCCTGCTTTCCAGGCTCCTACGCCAACATGTGGCATGTGTATGCCCTGTCGTCTGTCCTACAGTTTAACATCTACTCCATCTACCCCATGTTCAACCTCAAGATCAGACCCTATTTCAACCGAGTCATACGCCCAAGGGCCTGGGCGAAAGACTCTGAGACACTAACCCTCCATATCATGTGGTCTGGCGAGCTGCAATCTGAATCCTTGTTCAGGCCCAACCATTTTGTCGCACTTGTCCAGACAAGTGACCTCACTATTGGGAGCCCTGACAGCGAGCAGAGGTCCTCACCCACCAAGAGTGAGGAGCTGCTGAACCAGGACTCGCAGCTTTCGTACCCCAATCTGAAGGACAAGTACAACATCACCAAGAGGACCTTCTACCGCTGGAAGAGGCAGACGCAGGAGCACTGCAAAAAGTCAGCAGCCAGGTATGAGGCAAAGCATTTCCTGCAGGCATGCTACTTGGAAGGTAAGCTTGTCCCCCTGCACCAGTTTAAAGAGTTTTTCCCTGAAATCTCAAGGTCATCCTACTACAACTGGAAGCACGAGCTCCTGAAATCTGGAGGGAACTTCTCTACCTCATCTTCGACTGGAGAGATAAGTCCTGGAGAGAGCACAGAGCAGGAAGCCTGGTCTTCACCTGAAGCAAAGCAGTATGAGCCAGACCACCATGACAGCGTGGCCAGTATGTTTGGCCTCAGCCTTGGCAAGCTGGATATAGAACGGGCCCAGAATGTAGCTCATATGCAGGAAGCCAAGCGGTGTCTGCAAAATTGTATCGCCGTGAACACCTCCTTCCCATTTAGGATCTTCAAAAGAAATTTCCCAGGGATCTCCAGATCAACCTACTACAACTGGAGGAGAGAAGCAATGCTGTTCAACAGAGGTTACAAAACCAGTGCTGGTAGCAGTGAGGACAGCTCAGATGCTGACAAGAGCCAAAGTCCAAAAAGTCTCTCACCAGTCCTGCCGAACACCAACCAGCCTGTCATGCCCAGAATGAGGATCTGCAGGCGAAAACACAGAAGTTTCAGACTGGCATACATGAGTAAAAAACAGCTCAGAGATGCTGCAAAGCTGCATGTCCAGAAGTCAAAATGGTCCCTGACAAAGTTCAAGCTCAAGTTCCCATCTATGTCCCCCTGTTTCTACTGGCTGTGGCGGAGCAGTCAGAACCGCAACAGAAAGAAGATGACGGTCACCCAGAGTGTAGAGATCAACGTCCCTACAAACCTGGTTAACACCACTACAGAACCCAAGATAACAGAGATGAGGATGGATAGTCAGAATGTACTCCCATTTGTTGAGAGCCCTAAGTATCTAGAAAATTCCACCATGCCCTCCTTTGATGCCCCACATTCAAAGCACACCCTCCAAAGCAAGACGCCGATTGATGAGCAGATGTTTGCAATGGATGTTGTGGCTCTGGCCAACTTCAAGGCCAAGGCCAAGCTGTTCCTGCAGCAACGCTTCGAGGAGAAATCCTTCCCAACCTTTAAAGAATTCAGGTCTTACTTCCCTTTCACTCCACGCTCGACGTACTACATGTGGAAGCGAGCTTTGTATCATGGGGTGTCACTGGTTCATGGATAA